Proteins from one Pseudomonas bijieensis genomic window:
- the rluB gene encoding 23S rRNA pseudouridine(2605) synthase RluB: MKDQDQNDSQEIGPAGEKLQKVLARIGVGSRRDVEAWITQGRIKVNGKDATLGLRVDMHDAITIDGKVIKREEAAETVRRVIMYNKPDGEICTRDDPEGRPTVFDKMPRPKEGRWINIGRLDINTTGLLMFTTDGELANRLMHPSYEMDREYAVRVRGEVDDEMIERLKAGVVLEDGPARFTDIKQAPGGEGFNHWYHCVVMEGRNREVRRLWESQGLVVSRLKRVRFGPVFLNSDLPMGRWREMSQYEVDILAAEVGLKPVAMPQMTAKSKDKLERMQRKSSRPMGKTERVRTLRPAAEGAPTGPRPSREPQIEGERPARKPAPRQDGERGPRTPRPANGRTERGEGRGAPAGRGTPVADRPADTKRPAKPAPKKRPGIVLVDRDAPSGKRRGAPAGSGQRPGFGRRKPE, translated from the coding sequence ATGAAAGACCAAGACCAGAACGACAGCCAGGAAATCGGCCCAGCAGGCGAGAAGCTGCAAAAAGTCCTCGCCCGTATCGGCGTCGGTTCGCGCCGCGACGTGGAAGCCTGGATCACCCAGGGCCGGATCAAGGTCAACGGCAAAGATGCCACCTTGGGCCTGCGTGTCGACATGCACGATGCCATCACCATCGATGGCAAGGTGATCAAGCGTGAAGAGGCCGCCGAAACGGTGCGCCGCGTGATCATGTACAACAAGCCCGACGGCGAGATCTGCACCCGTGACGACCCGGAAGGCCGTCCGACCGTGTTCGACAAGATGCCACGTCCGAAAGAAGGCCGCTGGATCAACATCGGTCGCCTGGACATCAACACCACCGGTTTGCTGATGTTCACCACCGACGGTGAGCTGGCCAACCGTTTGATGCACCCATCCTACGAGATGGACCGCGAATACGCCGTGCGCGTACGTGGCGAAGTCGACGACGAGATGATCGAGCGCCTCAAGGCCGGCGTCGTGCTGGAAGATGGCCCGGCGCGTTTCACCGACATCAAGCAGGCGCCCGGCGGTGAAGGTTTCAACCACTGGTACCACTGCGTGGTGATGGAAGGCCGTAACCGTGAAGTGCGTCGCCTGTGGGAATCCCAGGGGTTGGTGGTCAGCCGTTTGAAGCGCGTGCGTTTCGGCCCGGTGTTCCTCAACTCCGACCTGCCGATGGGCCGCTGGCGTGAAATGAGCCAGTACGAAGTCGACATCCTGGCCGCCGAAGTGGGCCTCAAGCCGGTGGCGATGCCGCAGATGACCGCCAAGAGCAAGGACAAGCTGGAGCGGATGCAGCGTAAGTCTTCGCGTCCGATGGGCAAGACCGAGCGCGTGCGTACGCTGCGTCCGGCTGCTGAAGGTGCGCCGACCGGCCCGCGTCCTTCCCGCGAGCCGCAGATCGAAGGTGAACGCCCGGCCCGCAAGCCGGCGCCACGTCAGGACGGCGAACGCGGCCCGCGCACGCCACGCCCGGCCAATGGCCGGACTGAACGCGGTGAAGGTCGCGGTGCTCCAGCCGGTCGTGGTACGCCAGTGGCCGATCGCCCGGCCGACACCAAGCGCCCGGCCAAGCCGGCGCCGAAAAAGCGCCCGGGTATCGTCCTGGTCGACCGCGACGCGCCATCGGGCAAGCGCCGCGGGGCACCGGCGGGTTCGGGGCAACGTCCGGGGTTTGGGCGTCGCAAGCCTGAGTGA
- a CDS encoding sensor histidine kinase, producing the protein MRSLFWRILASFWLAIALVAGLSILMGHMLNQDAWILSRHPGLNTLPEEWTQTYESQGEDAAQDILQQRKRQYHIDVQVFNESGDPVVRGTFPHRAAAFEARQNDNDRRLPWRRLTDEFTSAKTGDTYLFIYRIPHPELDAWHRDSLLWPLSALGIALVVLTLFSLLVTLSITRPLSRLRGAVHDLGQAAYQQNSLAKLANRRDEFGVLATDFNRMGARLQSLIGSQRQLLRDVSHELRSPLARLRIALALAERASPEEREKLWPRLTRECDRLEALISEILVLARVDADNASAEEVELNGLLVTLQKDAQLASPEQTVHLETEADLTLKGWPTMIERAVDNLLRNAQRFNPAGQPIEMRALRQGERILISVRDHGPGVEAEHLGQLGEPFFRAPGQTAAGHGLGLAIARRAAERHGGALVLDNHSQGGFIATLELPLVPGAVVQP; encoded by the coding sequence GTGCGTTCATTGTTCTGGCGCATCCTGGCCAGTTTCTGGCTGGCCATCGCCCTGGTTGCAGGACTTTCGATCCTGATGGGCCACATGTTGAACCAGGACGCCTGGATCCTCAGCCGCCACCCGGGCCTCAATACCCTGCCCGAAGAGTGGACACAAACCTACGAAAGCCAGGGCGAGGACGCGGCGCAGGACATCCTGCAACAGCGCAAGCGCCAGTATCACATCGATGTCCAGGTGTTCAACGAAAGCGGCGACCCGGTGGTACGCGGCACCTTCCCCCATCGCGCCGCGGCCTTCGAAGCTCGACAGAATGACAACGACCGACGCCTGCCCTGGCGGCGACTGACCGACGAATTCACCAGCGCCAAAACCGGCGACACTTACCTGTTCATCTACCGCATTCCCCATCCCGAACTGGACGCCTGGCACCGCGACAGCCTGCTCTGGCCCCTCAGTGCACTGGGGATCGCGCTGGTGGTACTGACCCTGTTCAGTCTGCTGGTGACGCTCTCCATCACTCGCCCGCTGAGCCGTCTGCGCGGCGCGGTGCATGACCTGGGCCAAGCCGCCTATCAGCAGAACAGCCTCGCCAAACTGGCCAATCGGCGGGACGAGTTCGGCGTACTGGCCACCGACTTCAACCGCATGGGCGCACGCCTGCAAAGCTTGATCGGGAGCCAACGGCAACTGCTGCGAGACGTGTCCCACGAACTGCGCTCCCCCCTGGCCCGGCTGCGCATTGCCCTGGCATTGGCTGAGCGGGCCAGCCCCGAGGAGCGCGAAAAACTCTGGCCGCGCCTGACCCGCGAATGCGATCGCCTGGAAGCGCTGATCAGCGAAATCCTGGTATTGGCCCGGGTCGATGCCGATAACGCCAGCGCCGAAGAGGTGGAACTCAACGGCTTGCTGGTTACCCTGCAAAAAGATGCGCAACTGGCTTCACCGGAACAAACCGTGCACCTCGAAACCGAGGCAGACCTGACCCTCAAGGGCTGGCCGACCATGATCGAGCGAGCGGTGGACAACCTGCTGCGCAACGCCCAGCGCTTCAATCCCGCCGGGCAACCCATCGAGATGCGCGCGCTGCGCCAGGGCGAACGGATCCTGATCAGCGTGCGCGACCACGGCCCTGGCGTGGAGGCCGAGCACCTGGGGCAATTGGGCGAACCGTTCTTCCGCGCCCCCGGCCAGACCGCCGCCGGCCATGGCCTGGGCCTGGCGATTGCCCGCCGTGCCGCCGAACGTCATGGCGGCGCGCTGGTGCTGGACAATCATTCCCAAGGCGGTTTCATTGCGACACTGGAGTTGCCGTTGGTACCGGGAGCGGTTGTCCAGCCATAA
- the arfB gene encoding alternative ribosome rescue aminoacyl-tRNA hydrolase ArfB, whose amino-acid sequence MLAISNTVHIPDAEIELTAIRAQGAGGQNVNKVSSAVHLRFDIPASSLPEFYKERLLALRDSRITSDGVLIIKAQQYRTQEQNRADALERLVELILSATKVEKKRRPTKPTLGSKKRRLESKTKRGSIKAGRGKVDF is encoded by the coding sequence ATGCTGGCGATTTCCAACACCGTGCACATCCCCGACGCCGAGATCGAGCTGACGGCCATCCGTGCCCAGGGTGCAGGTGGGCAGAACGTCAACAAGGTTTCCAGCGCCGTGCACTTGCGCTTCGACATTCCGGCCTCGTCGCTGCCTGAATTCTACAAGGAGCGGCTGCTGGCCCTGCGCGACAGCCGCATCACCAGCGACGGTGTGCTGATTATCAAGGCACAGCAATATCGCACGCAGGAACAGAACCGGGCCGATGCCCTGGAGCGTCTGGTCGAACTGATCCTCAGCGCCACCAAGGTCGAAAAGAAACGCCGCCCGACCAAGCCGACCCTGGGTTCGAAAAAGCGTCGCCTGGAATCCAAGACCAAGCGCGGTTCGATCAAGGCTGGGCGCGGCAAAGTGGATTTCTAG
- a CDS encoding septation protein A, producing the protein MKQFIDFIPLLLFFIVYKLDPRAVDFAGHSLTVGGIYSATAVLIISSLVVYGALFVSQRKLEKSQWLTLIACLVFGSLTLAFHSETFLKWKAPVVNWLFALAFIGSHFVGDRLLIKRIMGHAVSLPDLIWTRLNIAWIAFFLFCGAANLFVAFTFQDYWVDFKVFGSLGMTLLFLIGQGIYLSRHLHDADPTTPKTED; encoded by the coding sequence GTGAAACAATTCATCGACTTCATCCCGCTCCTGCTGTTTTTCATCGTCTACAAACTTGATCCCCGGGCCGTCGACTTCGCCGGTCATTCCTTGACTGTAGGCGGTATTTACAGCGCCACCGCGGTGCTGATCATCAGTTCCCTGGTGGTCTACGGTGCATTGTTCGTATCCCAGCGCAAACTGGAGAAGAGCCAGTGGCTGACGCTGATCGCCTGCCTTGTATTCGGCAGCCTGACCCTGGCCTTCCACAGCGAAACCTTCCTCAAATGGAAAGCTCCGGTGGTCAACTGGCTGTTCGCCCTGGCCTTTATCGGCAGCCACTTCGTCGGTGACCGCCTGCTGATCAAGCGCATCATGGGCCATGCCGTGAGCCTGCCGGACCTGATCTGGACCCGGCTGAACATCGCCTGGATCGCTTTTTTCCTGTTCTGCGGCGCTGCCAACCTGTTCGTGGCGTTCACGTTCCAGGACTACTGGGTCGACTTCAAGGTCTTCGGTAGCCTGGGCATGACGCTGTTGTTCCTGATTGGCCAGGGTATCTACCTGTCCCGTCACCTGCACGATGCAGACCCCACCACGCCAAAAACCGAGGACTGA
- a CDS encoding YciI family protein: MLYAIIATDVANSLEKRQAARPAHLERLQKLQAEGRVVLAGPHPAVDSNDPGAAGFSGSLMVVEFDSLAAAQAWAEADPFVAAGVYANVVVKPFKQSMP; the protein is encoded by the coding sequence ATGCTCTACGCAATCATTGCTACCGACGTCGCCAACTCCCTGGAAAAACGCCAGGCCGCTCGTCCCGCGCACTTGGAGCGCCTGCAAAAACTCCAGGCCGAAGGCCGCGTCGTGCTGGCCGGCCCGCACCCGGCGGTGGACAGCAATGACCCGGGCGCCGCAGGTTTCAGTGGCAGCCTGATGGTAGTCGAGTTCGACTCCCTGGCTGCGGCACAAGCCTGGGCCGAGGCCGACCCGTTCGTTGCGGCCGGCGTCTACGCCAATGTCGTGGTCAAGCCATTCAAGCAGTCCATGCCGTAA
- a CDS encoding segregation and condensation protein A, with protein sequence MEVFLEAFEGPLDLLLYLIRKQNINILDIPVAEITRQYMGYVELMQSVRLELAAEYLVMAAMLAEIKSRMLLPRSAEVEAEEDDPRAELIRRLQEYERFKVAAEGLDGLNRVGRDVVVPKLDAPEARARKLLPDVSLEELLMSMAEVLRRGDMFESHQVSREALSTRERMSDVLERLKGGGFVPFVELFTAEEGRLGVVVTFMAVLELVKESLVELVQNEPFAAIHVRARAE encoded by the coding sequence CTGGAAGTGTTCCTCGAAGCCTTCGAGGGCCCGCTCGACCTGCTGCTGTACCTGATCCGCAAACAGAACATCAATATCCTCGACATCCCTGTGGCGGAAATCACCCGCCAGTACATGGGCTACGTCGAGTTGATGCAGTCGGTGCGCCTGGAACTGGCGGCCGAGTACCTGGTGATGGCGGCCATGCTGGCCGAGATCAAGTCGCGGATGCTGCTGCCACGTTCGGCCGAGGTTGAAGCGGAAGAAGACGACCCGCGCGCCGAGCTGATCCGTCGCTTGCAGGAGTACGAGCGCTTCAAGGTCGCCGCCGAAGGCCTTGATGGTTTGAACCGGGTCGGGCGCGATGTGGTGGTGCCCAAGCTCGATGCCCCCGAGGCGCGGGCGCGCAAGTTGCTGCCGGATGTGAGCCTGGAAGAGTTGCTGATGTCCATGGCCGAGGTCCTGCGCCGGGGCGATATGTTTGAAAGTCACCAGGTCAGCCGTGAAGCGCTGTCCACCCGCGAGCGCATGAGCGATGTGCTGGAGCGGCTCAAGGGCGGCGGCTTCGTGCCGTTCGTCGAGTTGTTCACCGCCGAGGAAGGGCGCTTGGGGGTGGTGGTGACGTTTATGGCGGTCCTGGAATTGGTCAAGGAATCCTTGGTCGAGCTGGTGCAGAATGAGCCGTTCGCAGCGATCCACGTGCGGGCACGAGCCGAATAA
- a CDS encoding leucyl aminopeptidase has translation MDTQQAISHFLYYLEHHPALAGIQPAKVLLGHTADYEALTGAIAEQAGSCSPFRFSAMRLDLESTERLSKAIADSDLYIFFYDSSTLPNPRPDGPDFVRALQGVMADNWKKSLLFKDYGDYFYDTFSVIPQRIAGLNSHLIRRMSQATTLSFQDDHGSYFDTALGSVKKWTDINGLGNYDLAPGEIATHSDTINGRVKFVGTFLSTIPFARKYGVLQSPLELWIEDSTIQKIATDVPGLEHDFNKYLDANPSNRRIEELGIGTNEGVKSLYARNAGFEERHCGLHLGLGGGAKGSHHLDLIFEGGVLALDNEPMFDGRFVL, from the coding sequence ATGGACACACAACAAGCCATCTCACATTTCCTTTACTACCTCGAACACCATCCCGCACTGGCCGGCATCCAGCCCGCCAAGGTGCTGCTCGGCCATACGGCTGACTACGAAGCGCTGACCGGCGCCATCGCCGAACAGGCTGGTAGCTGTTCGCCCTTCCGGTTCAGTGCCATGCGCCTGGACCTTGAATCCACGGAACGCCTGTCCAAGGCCATTGCCGACAGCGATCTGTATATTTTCTTCTACGACTCCTCCACCCTGCCCAACCCTCGACCCGACGGCCCGGACTTTGTCCGCGCACTGCAAGGCGTGATGGCCGACAACTGGAAGAAATCGCTGCTGTTCAAGGATTACGGCGACTATTTCTACGACACTTTCAGCGTGATTCCCCAGCGTATCGCCGGGCTCAACAGTCACCTGATCCGGCGCATGTCCCAAGCGACGACCCTGAGCTTCCAGGATGACCACGGTTCGTATTTCGACACAGCCCTGGGCAGCGTGAAGAAATGGACCGACATCAACGGCCTCGGCAACTACGACCTGGCCCCCGGCGAAATCGCCACCCACAGCGACACCATCAATGGCCGGGTGAAATTCGTCGGCACATTCCTGAGCACCATCCCGTTCGCACGCAAATACGGTGTGCTGCAATCGCCGCTGGAGCTGTGGATCGAAGACTCCACCATCCAGAAAATCGCCACCGACGTTCCGGGTTTGGAGCACGACTTCAACAAGTACCTGGACGCCAATCCATCCAACCGTCGCATCGAAGAACTGGGAATCGGCACCAACGAAGGGGTCAAGAGCCTGTACGCCCGCAATGCCGGCTTCGAGGAGCGCCATTGCGGCCTGCACCTGGGGCTCGGTGGCGGGGCCAAGGGTAGCCATCACCTGGATCTGATTTTCGAGGGAGGCGTGTTGGCCCTGGATAATGAGCCGATGTTTGACGGGCGGTTTGTGTTGTAG
- a CDS encoding Spy/CpxP family protein refolding chaperone has product MRKTLIALMFAAALPTVAMAMPGDAGPMGPMDGPRHGGMMHDKGPFSELNLSREQRQQIRQIMGEQRHERRELVEKYLAKLSPADQKAMQDEMEARHQKVDAQIRSLLKPEQQKEFDAIQKKQAERRAEWAEFKAWKAQQPQKAQ; this is encoded by the coding sequence ATGCGCAAGACCCTTATCGCTCTGATGTTCGCTGCCGCCCTGCCCACCGTCGCCATGGCCATGCCTGGAGACGCCGGCCCGATGGGTCCGATGGATGGCCCGCGTCACGGCGGCATGATGCACGACAAAGGTCCGTTCAGCGAACTGAACCTGAGCCGTGAACAACGCCAGCAGATCCGCCAGATCATGGGCGAACAGCGCCACGAACGCCGCGAGTTGGTAGAGAAATACCTGGCCAAACTGTCACCAGCCGACCAGAAAGCCATGCAAGATGAAATGGAAGCGCGGCACCAGAAAGTCGACGCCCAGATCCGCAGCTTGCTCAAGCCTGAACAGCAAAAAGAGTTCGACGCGATCCAGAAGAAGCAAGCCGAGCGTCGCGCCGAGTGGGCCGAGTTCAAGGCCTGGAAAGCGCAACAGCCGCAAAAAGCGCAATAA
- a CDS encoding L-threonylcarbamoyladenylate synthase has translation MSQFFQIHPENPQARLIKQAVEIIRGGGVVIYPTDSAYAIGCQIGDKNAVERVRRLRQLDDKHNFALICSDLSQLGLFAKIDTGTFRLLKAHLPGPYTFILNATREVPRLLLHPKKRTIGLRVPSHPIALALLAELGEPLMSVTLIMPGETEPLTDPYEMRQILEHQVDLIIDGGFGGMSASTVINLADGEPQVVRVGCGDPTPFMVEA, from the coding sequence GTGAGTCAATTTTTCCAGATTCATCCGGAAAACCCGCAAGCGCGCCTGATCAAACAGGCTGTGGAAATCATCCGTGGCGGGGGGGTGGTGATCTATCCCACCGATTCCGCCTACGCAATTGGTTGCCAGATCGGTGACAAGAATGCCGTGGAGCGAGTAAGACGCCTGCGTCAACTGGACGACAAGCACAACTTCGCGCTGATCTGCAGCGACCTGTCGCAGTTGGGCCTGTTCGCCAAGATCGACACCGGCACCTTCCGCCTGCTCAAGGCCCATTTGCCAGGGCCGTATACCTTCATTCTCAACGCCACCCGGGAAGTCCCGCGGCTGTTGCTGCACCCGAAAAAGCGCACCATCGGCCTGCGGGTGCCGAGCCATCCCATCGCCCTGGCGCTGCTGGCGGAGCTGGGCGAGCCGCTGATGAGCGTGACGTTGATAATGCCCGGTGAGACCGAGCCGTTGACCGATCCCTATGAGATGCGCCAGATACTCGAGCACCAGGTGGACCTGATCATCGACGGTGGTTTCGGCGGCATGTCGGCGTCCACGGTGATCAACCTGGCCGATGGCGAGCCCCAGGTGGTACGCGTCGGTTGTGGCGATCCGACGCCGTTCATGGTCGAGGCCTGA
- a CDS encoding amino acid permease: MTVVENTHSGELKRGLKNRHIQLIALGGAIGTGLFLGSAGVLKSAGPSMILGYAICGLIAFMIMRQLGEMIVEEPVAGSFSHFAHKYWGGFAGFLSGWNCWILYILVGMSELTAVGKYIHYWAPEIPTWASAAAFFILINAINLANVKVFGEAEFWFAIIKVVAIVGMIALGSYLLVSGHGGPQASVTNLWSHGGFFPNGVSGLVMAMAIIMFSFGGLEMLGFTAAEADKPKTVIPKAINQVIYRILIFYIGALVVLLSLTPWDSLLTTLNASGDAYSGSPFVQVFSMLGSNTAAHILNFVVLTAALSVYNSGTYCNSRMLLGMAEQGDAPKVLAKIDKRGVPVRSILASAAVTLVAVLLNYLIPQHALELLMSLVVATLVINWAMISYSHFKFRQHMNQTRQTPLFKALWYPYGNFICLAFVVFILGVMLLIPGIQISVYAIPVWVVFMWGCYVIKNKRSARHELAVAAAAK, encoded by the coding sequence ATGACCGTTGTAGAAAATACGCATTCAGGCGAGCTGAAGCGCGGCCTGAAAAATCGCCACATTCAACTGATCGCCCTCGGCGGCGCGATCGGTACCGGCCTGTTCCTCGGTTCGGCGGGCGTACTGAAATCGGCCGGCCCATCGATGATCCTCGGCTACGCCATTTGTGGTCTCATCGCTTTCATGATCATGCGCCAGCTGGGTGAAATGATCGTCGAAGAACCCGTGGCCGGTTCCTTCAGTCACTTTGCCCACAAGTACTGGGGTGGTTTCGCCGGTTTCCTGTCGGGCTGGAACTGCTGGATTCTTTACATCCTGGTGGGCATGTCCGAGCTGACCGCGGTCGGCAAGTACATCCATTACTGGGCCCCGGAGATCCCGACCTGGGCTTCGGCAGCCGCGTTTTTCATCCTGATCAACGCCATCAACCTGGCCAACGTCAAAGTCTTCGGCGAAGCCGAATTCTGGTTCGCGATCATCAAGGTCGTGGCGATTGTCGGCATGATTGCCCTGGGCAGCTACCTGCTGGTCAGTGGCCATGGCGGCCCGCAAGCGTCGGTGACCAACCTGTGGTCCCACGGTGGATTCTTCCCCAACGGCGTGAGCGGGTTGGTGATGGCCATGGCGATCATCATGTTCTCCTTCGGTGGCCTGGAAATGCTCGGTTTTACCGCCGCCGAGGCCGACAAGCCGAAAACCGTGATCCCCAAGGCCATCAACCAGGTGATCTACCGGATCCTGATTTTCTATATCGGCGCACTCGTGGTGCTGCTGTCCCTGACCCCTTGGGACAGCCTGCTGACCACCCTCAACGCTTCCGGCGATGCCTACAGCGGCAGCCCGTTCGTGCAGGTGTTCTCGATGCTGGGCAGCAACACCGCCGCGCACATCCTCAACTTCGTCGTGCTGACCGCCGCGCTGTCGGTGTACAACAGCGGCACCTATTGCAACAGCCGCATGCTGCTGGGCATGGCCGAGCAGGGCGATGCGCCCAAGGTCTTGGCCAAGATCGACAAGCGCGGCGTGCCGGTGCGTTCGATCCTCGCCTCGGCGGCCGTGACGCTGGTGGCGGTGCTGCTGAACTACCTGATCCCGCAACATGCGCTGGAGCTGCTGATGTCGCTGGTGGTCGCGACCCTGGTGATCAACTGGGCGATGATCAGCTACTCGCACTTCAAGTTCCGCCAGCACATGAACCAGACCCGTCAGACACCGCTGTTCAAGGCGCTGTGGTATCCGTACGGCAACTTCATTTGCCTGGCGTTCGTGGTGTTCATCCTCGGCGTAATGTTGCTGATCCCCGGCATCCAGATTTCGGTCTATGCGATTCCGGTGTGGGTGGTGTTCATGTGGGGGTGCTACGTCATCAAGAACAAGCGCAGTGCCCGGCATGAGCTGGCTGTGGCGGCTGCCGCCAAGTAA
- the scpB gene encoding SMC-Scp complex subunit ScpB, producing the protein MNLTEPRELAPLLEAFLLASGKPQSMEKLFELFEEGERPDPAVFKKALTLLGKSCEGRAFELKEVASGYRLQIREKFAPWVGRLWEERPQRYSRAMLETMALIAYRQPITRGEIEDVRGVAVNSHIVKTLLEREWIRVVGYRDVPGKPAMFATTKAFLDHFNLKNLDDLPPLAELRELEPEPMLEFDDVPVPQGLQELADASAEPEEPKEETSFHSLLLELDTMEEGLKTDFDDLLREGPGLEGESDELAEPDSPVGPAPEPEPESEPEPEPEPEPEPEPEEDILGVAEAREKLLAAVAALQPPEPELSDEEAEARALAEAIENERRQFDD; encoded by the coding sequence ATGAATCTGACTGAACCCCGCGAGCTGGCCCCCTTGCTTGAAGCTTTCCTGTTGGCCTCGGGAAAGCCGCAATCGATGGAAAAGCTGTTCGAACTCTTCGAAGAAGGCGAGCGGCCTGATCCGGCCGTGTTCAAGAAAGCCCTGACACTCTTGGGTAAATCCTGCGAGGGGCGGGCTTTCGAGCTCAAGGAAGTGGCGTCCGGTTATCGCCTGCAGATCCGCGAGAAGTTCGCGCCCTGGGTTGGGCGCCTGTGGGAAGAGCGGCCGCAGCGTTATTCTCGCGCCATGCTCGAAACCATGGCATTGATTGCCTATCGCCAGCCGATCACTCGGGGCGAGATCGAAGATGTGCGGGGCGTGGCGGTCAACAGTCATATCGTCAAGACGCTGCTGGAGCGCGAGTGGATCCGCGTCGTCGGCTACCGTGATGTACCGGGCAAACCGGCGATGTTCGCCACCACCAAGGCTTTTCTCGACCACTTCAACCTGAAGAACCTGGACGACTTGCCGCCGCTGGCCGAACTGCGGGAGCTGGAGCCCGAACCGATGCTGGAGTTCGACGACGTCCCGGTACCCCAGGGCCTACAGGAGCTGGCCGACGCCAGTGCGGAGCCGGAGGAGCCCAAGGAAGAGACCAGTTTCCACTCATTGTTGCTGGAGCTGGACACCATGGAGGAGGGGCTCAAGACCGATTTCGACGACTTGCTGCGTGAAGGTCCTGGCCTCGAGGGCGAGTCGGATGAGTTGGCGGAGCCCGATAGCCCGGTGGGGCCTGCACCAGAGCCAGAACCGGAATCGGAACCGGAACCGGAACCGGAACCGGAACCGGAACCGGAACCGGAAGAAGACATCCTCGGCGTCGCCGAAGCTCGGGAAAAACTGCTGGCCGCTGTCGCCGCCCTCCAGCCGCCGGAACCCGAACTGAGCGACGAAGAGGCCGAAGCTCGCGCCCTGGCTGAAGCGATCGAAAACGAACGGCGCCAGTTCGACGACTGA
- a CDS encoding PHP domain-containing protein, whose protein sequence is MNVDLHCHSTASDGALAPAVLVARAFEHGVRVLALTDHDTLEGLDEARGAATALGMQLVNGVELSCTWGGATIHVLGYGFDVNAPALVQAIAQLRDGRWLRSEEISRKLALKGMPGALDGARQIQQELGDSGNAPARPHFADWMVREGFVKDRAEAFRKWLGAGKLGDVKQHWPTLEETVETLRAAGAWVSLAHPWHYDFTRSKRRRLVADYIQAGGHAIEVVNGHQPAEQVGSLAILAREFGLLVTAGSDFHGPGGWSEIGEYRPLPEDLPPLWCRFKHDPVTAAV, encoded by the coding sequence GTGAATGTTGATTTGCACTGCCATAGCACGGCCTCCGATGGCGCCCTGGCGCCTGCGGTTCTGGTGGCGCGGGCGTTCGAGCACGGCGTGCGAGTCCTGGCCCTGACCGATCACGACACCCTCGAAGGCCTCGACGAGGCCCGCGGCGCCGCCACGGCGCTGGGCATGCAGCTGGTCAATGGGGTCGAGCTGTCCTGCACCTGGGGTGGGGCGACCATCCATGTGCTGGGCTACGGTTTCGATGTGAATGCGCCAGCGTTGGTCCAGGCCATCGCACAACTGCGCGACGGGCGCTGGCTGCGTTCCGAGGAGATCAGCCGCAAGCTGGCCCTCAAGGGCATGCCCGGTGCGTTGGACGGTGCCCGGCAGATCCAGCAGGAACTGGGTGACAGCGGCAACGCACCGGCCCGACCACACTTTGCCGACTGGATGGTGCGCGAAGGCTTCGTCAAGGATCGCGCCGAAGCGTTCCGCAAATGGTTGGGCGCCGGCAAGCTGGGGGACGTCAAGCAGCACTGGCCGACCCTGGAAGAAACCGTCGAGACCCTGCGGGCCGCTGGCGCCTGGGTCAGCCTGGCACATCCTTGGCACTATGATTTCACCCGCAGCAAGCGCCGTCGCCTGGTCGCCGACTATATTCAAGCAGGGGGCCATGCCATCGAGGTGGTCAACGGCCATCAGCCTGCCGAGCAGGTCGGCAGCCTGGCGATCCTGGCCCGTGAGTTCGGTCTGCTGGTCACCGCCGGCAGTGATTTCCATGGCCCTGGGGGCTGGTCCGAGATTGGCGAATACCGCCCGTTGCCGGAAGATCTGCCACCACTATGGTGTAGATTCAAACATGATCCCGTTACCGCCGCCGTCTGA
- a CDS encoding translation initiation factor 2: MRKGPLCLLLVTLAVGAPAHGEESTDANHSTPLSLSAGGQIAELQQRLKDSERQREELSKQLQSADSERESALLARLRQENQRLKLQLKEAQASPLPRLLTDQQQWFVIGAGVALLALLCGIFASGGRRQRRQWLN; encoded by the coding sequence ATGCGCAAAGGTCCGTTGTGCCTGTTATTGGTCACATTGGCGGTCGGGGCACCCGCCCATGGCGAGGAGAGCACCGATGCCAATCATTCGACCCCCTTGTCCCTGAGCGCCGGCGGCCAGATCGCCGAACTGCAGCAACGCTTGAAAGACAGCGAACGCCAGCGCGAAGAACTGAGCAAACAATTGCAAAGCGCCGACAGCGAACGCGAGAGCGCATTGCTGGCCCGGCTGCGCCAGGAGAACCAGCGCCTGAAGCTGCAACTCAAGGAAGCCCAGGCAAGCCCCCTGCCTCGCCTGTTGACCGATCAACAGCAATGGTTTGTCATTGGCGCCGGGGTAGCGCTATTGGCCCTGCTCTGCGGTATCTTTGCCAGCGGTGGACGTAGACAACGTCGGCAATGGCTAAATTGA